The following proteins are encoded in a genomic region of Catharus ustulatus isolate bCatUst1 chromosome 4, bCatUst1.pri.v2, whole genome shotgun sequence:
- the RAB19 gene encoding ras-related protein Rab-19 — protein sequence MPFPGSGADDAFDYLFKIILIGDSNVGKTCVVHRFKTGQYNEKQQNTIGVDFTVRSMDIDGKKVKIQVWDTAGQERFRTITQSYYRSAHGAILAYDLTRRSTFESIPHWIHEIEKYGAANLVMMLIGNKSDSLDKRQVLFEDACTLAEKHGLLAVLETSAKEAQNIEEVFTLMAKELIARNTLQLHGESPPNSFSLDSRPVMASPSVEKTQCSC from the exons ATGCCGTTCCCCGGCTCCGGCGCGGACGATGCCTTCGATTACCTCTTCAAGATCATCCTGATCGGCGACTCCAACGTGGGCAAGACGTGCGTGGTGCACCGCTTCAAGACGGGGCAGTACAACGAGAAGCAGCAGAACACCATCGGCGTGGACTTCACCGTGCGCTCCATGGACATCGACGGCAAGAAAGTGAAG ATCCAAGTGTGGGACACAGCCGGTCAAGAGCGCTTCCGGACAATAACCCAGTCTTATTACAGGAGTGCCCATGGGGCCATCCTTGCCTATGACCTTACTAGGAGGTCCACATTTGAATCCATTCCTCACTGGATTCATGAAATTGAAAAGTATGGTGCTGCAAACTTGGTCATGATGTTAATTG GGAACAAATCGGACTCGCTGGACAAGCGCCAGGTGCTGTTTGAAGATGCCTGCACCCTGGCAGAGAAGCACGGGCTCTTAGCCGTGCTGGAAACATCAGCAAAAGAAGCTCAAAACATAGAAGAGGTGTTCACATTAATGGCTAAGGAGCTGATAGCTCGAAATACCTTACAGCTTCATGGGGAGAGCCCTCCAAACAGCTTCAGTCTTGACTCCAGGCCAGTGATGGCCAGTCCAAGTGTGGAGAAGACCCAGTGCTCCTGTTGA